The proteins below come from a single Argentina anserina chromosome 1, drPotAnse1.1, whole genome shotgun sequence genomic window:
- the LOC126788402 gene encoding LOW QUALITY PROTEIN: zinc finger protein VAR3, chloroplastic (The sequence of the model RefSeq protein was modified relative to this genomic sequence to represent the inferred CDS: inserted 4 bases in 2 codons; substituted 1 base at 1 genomic stop codon) yields MGAGSNRFFSLLSTTTPHPSPLQLHHRFPCLLLLLRLSRHSSRPPLSSRRHHHSPTLSFRSSSFSTPKSSSRHCNASSPVPPAADPPPHPWPEWSHLLTVLSAAGYNELHGQDAFTGDLPDHFVRAARVYLGFATARPGLLRFLSQRDLQVVVEGGSPFLFQXSARRMTSFVVRGDNAFDDDKAETVDLMRYILSYASNPVVYSERGNFYNCESVESSVRNLLREMTKLCYSAPESNSVGTVSKTIEMKEDDWICSRCNFMNFAINMKCHKCNEAMRQRPHRQLTGREWECPQCDFLNYGRNVVCLRCDCKQPLDIGTIKANLDIGFDNVDEPDKADINSRLAANEEKAQRWFSKISQLDRTSDISSMISDEDFPEIMPLRKGVNRFVVSTRKTPLQRRLENIQHQRMLDSDEIKDLQLGNANKSHGTTTSSPRLDTIRGGSSDSESNTTATIPGEQTDTPSFISSASSAQYQQHRRSNSNDAPFVPLPADAFGKKPKNSYTEESGKLVRDQNESITLKGRELEGISGNNQFGKSEDNLLSGKFIKQVGSRNQDKEQAEKSERWFKRVAELHDVTDLASAISDEDFPEIMLVRRGQNRFVLSKKKDRSLSSPEYKKGTSMELANSANYVPFVPFPPDYFAKVDNPQTNGTPIDNKTSVEATPTMMPENPPNKSFXTKPGKQNAGHSQKTKVGKPMLPDLKSRPSEDNLGKKWTSSVNGAPMSGSSSIKFGNPSTNSRYKFNSGSSGKEKFDEAVKTQHPSNEQNIRQCWTGKSLEGSAVKEPNPLDMSEANAERWFKRVAQIKDISEXIPDEDFPSIMPMRKGVNRFVVIKRKTPQERRLTSPQYIKSLPVVSSDTMKEDDGI; encoded by the exons ATGGGTGCTGGTAGCAACAGATTCTTCAGCCTTCTCTCCACCACGACGCCGCACCCTTCGCCTCTCCAACTCCACCACCGCTTCCCTtgtctcctcctcctcctccgcctgTCTCGCCACTCTTCCCGCCCCCCTCTCTCTTCTCGCCGCCACCACCACTCACCAACTCTCTCTTTTCGCTCCTCCTCCTTTTCTACTCCCAAATCATCCTCCCGTCACTGCAACGCCTCCTCTCCCGTTCCCCCCGCCGCCGACCCACCTCCGCATCCCTGGCCGGAGTGGTCCCACCTCCTTACTGTCCTCTCTGCCGCCGGCTATAATGAACTCCACGGCCAAGACGCCTTCACCGGAGACTTGCCGGACCACTTTGTCCGCGCTGCCCGTGTTTATTTGGGCTTTGCTACAGCACGACCCGGCCTTCTCCGCTTTCTTTCTCAAAGAGATTTACAGGTTGTGGTCGAGGGTGGGTCGCCCTTTTTGTTCCA TTCAGCCCGGAGGATGACCTCATTTGTCGTCCGAGGCGATAAT GCCTTCGATGATGATAAAGCAGAAACGGTTGATTTGATGAGATACATTTTGAGTTATGCTAGCAATCCTGTTGTTTATTCAGAGCGAGGCAACTTCTACAATTGTGAAAGTGTCGAATCGTCTGTCCGTAATCTGTTGAGAGAGATGACAAAGCTTTGTTATAGCGCTCCAGAGTCCAACTCTGTTGGGACAGTAAgcaaaacaattgaaatgaAAGAAGATGACTGGATTTGCTCAAG GTGCAATTTTATGAACTTCGCAATAAACATGAAATGTCATAAATGCAATGAGGCAATGAGGCAAAGGCCACACAGACAGCTGACTGGCAGAGAGTGGGAGTGTCCTCA ATGTGATTTCTTGAACTACGGGAGAAATGTGGTATGCTTGAGGTGTGATTGCAAGCAACCCCTGGATATCGGCACCATTAAAGCTAATTTAGATATTGGATTCGACAATGTAGATGAACCAGATAAGGCTGATATCAATAGCAGGCTGGCTGCCAATGAAGAGAAGGCACAGCGGTGGTTCAGTAAGATTTCTCAGTTGGACAGAACTTCTGACATCAGCAGTATGATATCAGATGAAGATTTTCCTGAAATTATGCCATTGAGGAAAGGTGTAAATAGATTTGTTGTCAGTACAAGGAAGACACCATTACAGAGGAGACTGGAAAATATCCAACACCAAAGAATGTTGGATAGTGATGAAATCAAGGATCTCCAATTGGGAAATGCAAATAAGTCACATGGTACTACTACATCCAGCCCGAGATTAGATACTATTCGTGGTGGTTCATCTGATTCTGAATCAAATACTACCGCTACCATTCCTGGAGAACAAACTGATACCCCATCTTTTATCTCTAGCGCAAGTTCCGCACAGTATCAACAGCACAGACGGAGTAACTCAAATGATGCTCCCTTTGTGCCATTACCTGCAGATGCTTTTGGGAAGAAACCCAAAAATTCTTATACAGAGGAGAGTGGGAAGTTAGTGAGAGACCAAAATGAGTCCATCACTCTGAAAGGCCGTGAATTGGAAGGCATTTCAGGTAACAATCAATTTGGAAAATCAGAAGACAATCTTCTATCTGGAAAGTTCATAAAACAAGTTGGCAGCAGGAACCAAGATAAGGAACAAGCCGAAAAATCTGAGAGATGGTTTAAGAGGGTTGCAGAGTTGCACGATGTTACAGATCTTGCAAGTGCAATTTCTGACGAGGACTTCCCCGAAATTATGCTGGTCCGCAGAGGACAGAATCGATTTGTGCTCAGCAAGAAGAAGGATCGCTCTTTGTCTTCTCCAGAATACAAGAAAGGTACCAGTATGGAACTAGCTAACAGTGCCAACTATGTTCCCTTCGTTCCCTTCCCACCTGATTACTTTGCTAAAGTAGACAACCCACAAACAAATGGGACGCCTATTGATAACAAGACTAGTGTCGAGGCGACTCCGACTATGATGCCAGAGAATCCTCCAAACAAATCGTTTTAGACCAAACCTGGGAAGCAGAATGCTGGTCATAGTCAAAAGACGAAAGTCGGGAAACCCATGTTGCCAGACTTGAAATCTAGACCTTCTGAAGATAATCTTGGGAAAAAATGGACTAGCTCTGTAAATGGAGCCCCAATGAGTGGAAGTTCTTCCATAAAGTTTGGTAATCCTAGCACTAATAGCAGGTATAAATTCAACAGTGGATCTTCAGGGAAAGAGAAATTTGATGAGGCAGTGAAAACACAGCATCCGTCCAATGAACAAAATATTAGACAGTGCTGGACAGGGAAGAGTCTGGAGGGGTCAGCAGTGAAGGAACCAAATCCTTTAGATATGTCAGAGGCAAACGCAGAGAGATGGTTTAAGCGTGTTGCCCAAATTAAAGACATTTCAGA GATTCCTGATGAAGATTTCCCTTCAATAATGCCAATGCGCAAAGGAGTGAATCGGTTTGTGGTCATCAAGAGGAAAACACCTCAGGAGAGGAGGCTGACGTCTCCACAGTACATAAAAAGCCTTCCTGTAGTGAGCTCTGATACAATGAAGGAAGATGATGGTATCTAA